Proteins from a single region of Haloarcula laminariae:
- a CDS encoding VOC family protein → MTAPQAPVAKLGHVAAQTPDLEESIWFFRDVMGFQLTEREGDTAYFRGMRDWEHHTLAITETGGTGVDHIAFRTVSPEALEEIADSLEADGHDVTRVPAGEETGQGEAIRVEKFGHPYEFYYDVDKPDAPEGKRSRLKNRVYGEQHGNRISPRRIDHAHVQDCVSPEHAEWLQEDLGFQVNEQYRTNDGDLWGWWFSVTALPHDFAIHRLEEGEPPMFDHVSYHVDSLQDLWTAADILAEHGIEPDGGPGKHAITRADFLYVSDPASGVTIELFAGPGYLNFEPDWEPIEWTEDEIGGETSHQWIGEGPGWEGLAYPDDE, encoded by the coding sequence GTGACCGCACCGCAGGCACCGGTCGCGAAACTCGGACATGTCGCCGCACAGACGCCGGACCTCGAGGAGTCCATCTGGTTCTTCCGCGACGTCATGGGGTTCCAGCTGACAGAGCGAGAGGGCGACACGGCGTACTTCCGCGGAATGCGGGACTGGGAGCACCACACACTCGCCATCACCGAGACCGGCGGGACGGGCGTCGACCACATCGCGTTCCGCACTGTCAGCCCCGAGGCGCTCGAGGAAATCGCGGACTCGCTGGAAGCCGACGGCCACGACGTGACCCGCGTCCCCGCCGGCGAGGAGACCGGACAGGGCGAGGCGATTCGCGTCGAGAAGTTCGGCCACCCCTACGAGTTCTACTACGATGTCGACAAGCCCGACGCGCCGGAGGGCAAGCGGTCGAGGCTCAAGAACCGAGTGTACGGCGAGCAGCACGGCAACCGCATTTCGCCACGCCGCATCGACCACGCGCACGTCCAGGACTGCGTCTCCCCCGAGCACGCCGAGTGGCTACAGGAGGACCTCGGGTTCCAAGTCAACGAACAGTACCGGACGAACGACGGCGACCTCTGGGGCTGGTGGTTCTCCGTCACGGCGCTTCCCCACGACTTCGCGATTCACCGCCTCGAAGAGGGGGAGCCGCCGATGTTCGACCACGTCTCGTACCACGTCGACAGCCTGCAGGACCTCTGGACCGCCGCTGACATCCTCGCGGAGCACGGTATCGAACCGGACGGCGGCCCCGGCAAGCACGCGATTACGCGTGCGGACTTCCTCTACGTCTCCGACCCGGCCAGCGGAGTGACAATCGAACTGTTCGCGGGGCCGGGGTACCTGAACTTCGAGCCCGACTGGGAGCCCATCGAGTGGACCGAAGACGAGATAGGTGGCGAAACCTCCCACCAGTGGATCGGCGAGGGCCCCGGCTGGGAAGGACTCGCCTACCCCGACGACGAGTAG
- a CDS encoding IclR family transcriptional regulator, translated as MTHTANHPVQTTEKSLVLLEELRELDGARIHELEERVDMTKGAIHNHLSTLRQHGFVTKEDDVYHLSLRFLTLGGHVRSGHEIYTAGRSKADQLADDTGMLVNIMTEEDGKGVYLYQSHGEYAISLDTHVGFRIHLHSIAIGKAILAYLPRGRVDEIIDRWGLPKMTENTITDRDLLYEELDRFREQGYATEHEERTEGLACIAAPIRLDDELLGAISISAPTRRLGMAGFDDEIVGEVQSTANEISLEIKYR; from the coding sequence ATGACGCACACCGCCAATCACCCAGTACAGACGACCGAGAAGTCCCTAGTGCTCCTCGAGGAACTCAGAGAGCTCGACGGGGCACGAATTCACGAACTAGAAGAGCGAGTCGATATGACGAAAGGAGCAATCCACAACCATCTGAGCACCCTTCGCCAGCACGGGTTCGTCACGAAGGAAGACGACGTGTATCACCTCTCCCTGCGATTTCTGACTCTCGGCGGACATGTTCGCAGCGGTCACGAGATATACACCGCCGGTCGGTCGAAAGCTGATCAGCTGGCCGATGACACGGGGATGCTCGTCAATATCATGACCGAGGAAGACGGCAAAGGCGTGTATCTCTATCAGTCCCACGGCGAGTACGCAATCAGCCTCGACACCCACGTCGGGTTCCGTATCCACCTGCACAGCATCGCGATCGGAAAGGCGATTCTCGCATACTTGCCACGCGGGCGCGTCGATGAAATCATCGACCGGTGGGGACTTCCGAAGATGACCGAGAACACGATTACCGACCGCGACCTGCTCTACGAGGAACTCGACCGGTTCCGAGAACAGGGGTATGCGACTGAACACGAAGAACGGACCGAGGGACTCGCCTGCATCGCGGCACCAATTCGTCTGGACGACGAGCTACTCGGTGCGATTAGCATCTCAGCGCCGACACGGCGGCTCGGGATGGCGGGATTCGACGACGAAATCGTCGGCGAGGTTCAGAGCACCGCCAACGAGATCTCACTCGAAATCAAGTACCGGTAG
- a CDS encoding DUF7475 family protein: MATAAEENESLVRPPSRPVGYIAVVAAVVTAVIHLVLGPRFMGFSQTLGVLFILNGLGYLGGVLLYFTRYWRRELYLVAAAYALITVLAFFFFGGFEGFFAAFQMRGGINWNAVWAKSVEVVLLVSALYLYQTDS, from the coding sequence ATGGCTACAGCTGCAGAAGAAAACGAATCGCTCGTTAGACCGCCCTCCCGTCCAGTCGGATACATCGCCGTTGTCGCAGCGGTGGTTACTGCGGTGATTCACCTGGTGCTCGGGCCGAGATTTATGGGATTCAGTCAAACGTTAGGAGTTCTATTCATACTAAACGGACTCGGCTACCTCGGTGGTGTTCTTCTGTACTTCACACGCTACTGGCGGCGCGAACTCTACCTTGTCGCTGCCGCATACGCTCTCATCACCGTCCTCGCTTTCTTCTTCTTTGGGGGCTTCGAAGGCTTCTTTGCAGCGTTCCAGATGCGCGGCGGAATTAACTGGAACGCCGTGTGGGCGAAATCGGTGGAAGTCGTGCTGCTCGTCTCTGCCCTCTATCTTTATCAGACCGATTCCTAA
- a CDS encoding NAD(P)-dependent alcohol dehydrogenase gives MDIQAAIVREEGGSFEIENVELEEPQPDEVLVRVVGAGVCHTDMIVRDQLYPTPLPAVLGHEGSGVVEKVGANVTQVEPGDNVVMSFDYDDTCPSCRDGHPAFCASFFEHNFSGARPSDETSPISQDGDRISGRFFGQSSFATHAIATERNVVPVEDDVPLELLGPLGCGIQTGAGGVINSLNPQAGSSIAIFGAGSVGLSAVMAADIKGCTDIISVDLKENRLAKADDLGATRTLNPEDVDDIVETLQDEYGGVDYALETTGVPAVAQQATDALTQRGTVGIIGAPALGTEASYDVNDLILNGRSITGIVEGDSDPQQFIPDLIELYRQGKFPFDDLITYYDFDEIEQAIADSESGETIKPVLRVSDK, from the coding sequence ATGGACATCCAAGCCGCGATCGTGCGAGAGGAAGGCGGATCGTTCGAGATTGAGAACGTGGAACTCGAAGAGCCACAGCCCGACGAAGTCCTCGTTCGCGTCGTCGGTGCCGGCGTCTGCCACACCGATATGATCGTCCGCGATCAGTTGTATCCGACGCCACTTCCGGCGGTACTCGGACACGAAGGCTCCGGCGTCGTCGAAAAGGTCGGAGCAAACGTCACACAAGTCGAACCCGGCGATAACGTCGTCATGAGCTTCGACTACGACGACACCTGTCCGAGCTGTCGGGACGGACACCCCGCGTTCTGCGCCTCGTTCTTTGAACACAATTTCAGCGGCGCCCGGCCATCCGACGAGACCTCACCGATCTCACAGGACGGCGACCGCATCAGCGGTCGCTTCTTCGGCCAGTCCTCGTTCGCGACGCATGCGATCGCAACCGAGCGAAACGTCGTCCCCGTCGAAGATGACGTCCCGCTAGAGCTACTCGGTCCGCTCGGCTGTGGCATCCAGACCGGCGCCGGCGGCGTGATCAACTCACTCAATCCGCAGGCTGGCTCTTCGATTGCCATCTTCGGCGCAGGCTCGGTCGGCCTATCAGCCGTCATGGCCGCCGACATCAAAGGCTGCACCGACATTATCTCCGTCGACCTCAAAGAAAACCGACTCGCGAAGGCCGACGACCTCGGCGCAACACGAACCCTGAACCCCGAGGACGTCGATGACATCGTCGAGACGCTACAGGACGAGTATGGCGGCGTCGACTACGCCCTCGAAACCACGGGTGTACCGGCCGTTGCCCAGCAAGCCACCGACGCACTCACACAGCGCGGCACAGTCGGTATCATCGGCGCGCCAGCCCTCGGCACCGAGGCCAGCTACGACGTCAACGACCTCATCCTGAACGGACGAAGCATCACCGGCATCGTCGAGGGAGACTCTGACCCCCAGCAGTTCATCCCCGACCTCATCGAACTCTACCGACAGGGGAAATTCCCCTTCGACGACCTCATCACCTACTACGACTTTGACGAGATTGAACAGGCAATCGCAGACTCCGAGAGCGGGGAAACAATCAAACCCGTCCTCCGCGTGAGCGACAAATAG
- a CDS encoding 2-keto-4-pentenoate hydratase, with translation MSIDETTKDDLAGSLYEAHEAGEPIDALTATHDLTIEDAYEIQSSVVQQRIEDGATVVGHKVGLTSDAIQEQLGVDEPDFGRLLDTMFVEGRLVPSEKLIAPRIEPEVGFLIGEELEPPVSYLDVLEATQAVVPVLEVIDSRVRDWDIQIQDTIADNASSAMYLTGESATSLDGIDLSLEGVKLYRNGTLEASGVGAAVLDHPARSVAWLANTLADLGQHLTAGQLVLSGSLTPAVDVAPGDALTAEFTSIGSLTARIESN, from the coding sequence ATGTCCATCGACGAGACAACCAAAGACGACCTTGCAGGGTCTCTTTACGAGGCCCACGAAGCGGGAGAACCGATTGATGCGCTAACAGCGACACACGACCTCACCATCGAGGACGCTTACGAGATTCAGTCATCAGTCGTCCAACAGCGGATCGAAGACGGTGCGACGGTAGTAGGACACAAGGTGGGGCTCACGAGCGACGCGATTCAAGAGCAACTCGGTGTCGACGAACCGGACTTCGGTCGTCTCCTCGACACGATGTTCGTGGAGGGCCGGTTAGTCCCGAGCGAGAAACTGATTGCGCCGCGAATCGAACCCGAGGTGGGCTTTCTCATCGGTGAAGAATTGGAGCCGCCAGTCAGCTATCTTGATGTCCTAGAGGCAACTCAGGCTGTTGTGCCTGTTCTCGAAGTGATCGACAGCAGAGTCCGTGACTGGGATATCCAAATTCAGGACACCATCGCCGACAACGCATCATCGGCCATGTACCTCACTGGGGAATCAGCCACCTCACTCGACGGAATCGATCTATCTCTAGAGGGCGTCAAACTCTACCGGAACGGAACGCTCGAGGCTTCGGGTGTCGGGGCTGCTGTACTCGACCACCCGGCTCGCTCGGTCGCTTGGCTCGCCAATACCCTGGCTGATCTCGGCCAACATCTGACGGCCGGTCAGCTAGTGTTGAGCGGTTCGCTGACACCGGCAGTCGATGTCGCTCCGGGCGACGCGCTCACGGCTGAGTTCACTTCAATCGGGTCGCTGACCGCACGTATCGAGAGTAACTGA
- the dmpG gene encoding 4-hydroxy-2-oxovalerate aldolase, whose product MTDREVRMVDMTLRDGMHAVDHSFTPEQMAEVAGALDEANMDVVEVSHGDGMGGSSINYGFSAASTEEYLDAVAPELSNSKLSVLLLPGIGTVEELEVAAERGADMCRLATHVTEADVSQEHFEYVTDLGLEANGLLMLSHMAPPETVLEQAKLMEEYGADAVYVMDSAGAMLPSDVRERVSLLVDELDIDVGFHAHNNLGLGIGNTLAALDEGAVTVDGCLRGLGAGSGNAQIEVLTGVLEKAGYDINTDFFGVMDAAEDVLVPMISDDEMPKLDNDSLLLGYAGVYSSFLRHTRRAGEKYGVDPREILIELGQMEVVGGQEDLITDVASNLANEQNTAAESDD is encoded by the coding sequence ATGACTGACCGCGAGGTCCGCATGGTCGACATGACGCTCCGGGATGGCATGCACGCCGTCGACCACTCCTTCACGCCCGAGCAGATGGCAGAGGTAGCCGGAGCGCTCGACGAGGCGAATATGGACGTCGTGGAAGTCTCCCACGGCGACGGCATGGGGGGTTCCTCCATCAACTACGGCTTCTCCGCGGCCAGCACCGAGGAGTACCTCGACGCCGTGGCGCCGGAGCTCTCGAACTCGAAACTCTCCGTGCTCCTTCTCCCGGGAATCGGGACCGTCGAGGAGTTGGAGGTGGCCGCCGAACGCGGCGCCGACATGTGTCGGCTTGCAACCCACGTCACCGAAGCCGACGTCTCCCAGGAGCACTTCGAGTACGTTACGGACCTCGGTCTGGAGGCCAACGGCCTGCTGATGCTTTCACACATGGCGCCCCCCGAGACGGTCCTGGAGCAAGCCAAGCTCATGGAAGAGTACGGCGCCGACGCCGTTTACGTCATGGACTCGGCCGGCGCAATGCTTCCCTCGGACGTTCGCGAGCGCGTCAGTCTGCTCGTCGACGAACTCGACATCGATGTTGGCTTCCACGCCCACAACAACCTCGGGCTAGGCATCGGGAACACACTGGCCGCTCTCGATGAAGGCGCTGTGACGGTTGATGGCTGTCTTCGCGGTCTCGGTGCCGGGTCCGGTAATGCCCAAATCGAGGTCCTCACCGGCGTGCTAGAGAAGGCCGGCTACGACATTAACACGGACTTCTTCGGGGTCATGGACGCCGCCGAGGACGTCCTCGTTCCGATGATCTCCGACGACGAGATGCCCAAACTCGACAACGATTCTCTGTTGCTCGGATACGCCGGTGTCTACTCGTCGTTCCTCCGGCACACACGCCGCGCTGGCGAGAAGTACGGCGTCGACCCGCGTGAAATCCTCATCGAGCTCGGTCAGATGGAAGTCGTCGGCGGCCAGGAGGACCTGATCACCGACGTCGCCTCCAACCTAGCCAACGAACAGAACACAGCGGCCGAATCCGACGACTGA
- a CDS encoding 2-keto-4-pentenoate hydratase, with protein MSLSDSEKTDYADRLYEAYETKEPIEPITEDDTELTTEEAYEIQAKVVERIREDTESIGHKLGLVSEAKQEQLGIQEPIFGYISEENVLDGEPIPSSEMINPRLEAEVGFILGKDIEPPVTTADVLSATDAVVPVVELIESRFKGWSIPTAQDVIADNTSTAKLAIGETFRDVRDLDLVHEGVTVSVNGEIEATGVGADIMGHPARSVAWLGNRLADLDEQLEAGELVMSGGISAAIDTEPGDVYHVTFGNLGSIELRAE; from the coding sequence ATGAGTCTGAGTGATTCGGAGAAGACGGACTACGCCGACCGACTGTACGAGGCCTACGAGACGAAGGAACCGATCGAGCCGATTACAGAGGACGACACGGAGTTGACGACGGAGGAGGCCTACGAGATTCAGGCGAAGGTCGTCGAGCGTATCCGGGAAGACACGGAGAGTATCGGTCACAAGCTCGGACTGGTCAGCGAAGCCAAACAGGAGCAACTCGGTATCCAGGAACCGATATTCGGATACATCTCGGAGGAGAACGTCCTCGACGGGGAGCCGATCCCGTCATCGGAGATGATTAACCCGCGTCTCGAGGCCGAGGTCGGATTCATCCTCGGGAAAGACATCGAACCACCGGTTACGACTGCCGACGTACTATCAGCTACGGATGCGGTCGTACCGGTCGTCGAACTCATCGAGAGCCGGTTCAAGGGCTGGTCGATTCCCACGGCGCAGGACGTCATCGCGGATAACACCTCGACGGCCAAGCTCGCAATCGGCGAGACGTTCCGCGACGTCCGGGACCTCGACCTGGTCCACGAGGGAGTGACCGTCTCGGTTAACGGCGAAATCGAGGCGACCGGCGTCGGGGCCGACATCATGGGCCATCCCGCTCGCTCGGTCGCCTGGCTCGGCAACCGACTTGCGGACCTCGACGAACAGCTGGAGGCCGGCGAACTCGTGATGAGCGGCGGCATCTCCGCGGCTATCGACACCGAACCCGGCGACGTCTACCACGTCACGTTCGGCAACCTGGGATCGATAGAACTTCGCGCGGAATAG
- a CDS encoding VOC family protein has product MDVIHHAVWVSDMEETLDFYVDELGLEKTNEFVSGDGARNVYVAGESDVEIQFKHEPDRDVDSDADGPFDHVAIAVDDVDAELERLVENGSATLVRGPLDSEGAGARVAFIEDPAGYGIELVAEFD; this is encoded by the coding sequence ATGGACGTCATCCACCACGCGGTCTGGGTATCGGACATGGAGGAGACGCTCGACTTCTACGTCGACGAACTCGGTCTGGAGAAGACGAACGAGTTCGTCAGTGGCGACGGTGCGCGGAACGTCTACGTCGCCGGCGAGAGCGACGTCGAGATCCAGTTCAAACACGAGCCCGACCGGGACGTCGACTCCGACGCGGATGGCCCCTTCGACCACGTCGCTATCGCGGTCGACGACGTGGACGCCGAGCTCGAACGACTCGTCGAGAACGGGAGCGCGACGCTCGTGCGAGGGCCACTCGATTCTGAGGGGGCCGGCGCGCGGGTTGCGTTCATCGAGGACCCCGCTGGTTACGGTATCGAACTCGTCGCGGAGTTCGACTGA
- a CDS encoding aldehyde dehydrogenase family protein: MSEQIQSEQASDLSVDADWDALYIDGEFRSVPDRDRIDVENPATREVFTQVPSGTVEDVDDAYEAAVAAQTEWENTPPDRRAEVVRKVAYLIDEHEDEIKELLAVEGGSTPPKQAIEHGGTVTFVHDAASHAFRMDGKHNQSKIPGKENIIQRQPAGVVAVISPWNVPMKLSIRAVAPAIATGNSVVLKPATETAVTGGLLLARLFDMAGLPDGVLNVVTGSGSTAGDRTAAHPDNDVVAFTGSTEVGRMVGNNAIDHFALPALELGGNNPHVVLEDADLDTAVDAGVFGSFWNQGQVCISINRHLVHESVYDEYAERLTERAAELEIADPREEDSIIGPIINESQRDEILDYVERTVEQGATLETGGETVTVDGVEDSLYVAPTVLTDVTNDMAAACNEHFGPVAPIIPFSDDDEAVELANATEYGLAGSVHSADRGRARDVADRIDVGMMHVNDQPVNAEPHVPFGGMKDSGTGRYNGDWIIQEFTESKWTSVQRESRDYLF; the protein is encoded by the coding sequence ATGTCCGAGCAAATCCAATCCGAACAAGCGAGTGACCTGTCGGTCGACGCCGACTGGGACGCGCTCTACATCGACGGGGAGTTCCGGTCCGTCCCCGACCGCGACCGTATCGACGTCGAGAACCCGGCGACCCGCGAGGTATTCACACAAGTTCCGTCCGGCACCGTAGAGGATGTCGATGACGCCTACGAGGCCGCGGTGGCCGCCCAGACCGAGTGGGAGAACACCCCGCCGGACCGCCGGGCCGAGGTCGTCCGGAAGGTCGCCTACCTGATCGACGAGCACGAGGACGAGATCAAGGAACTGCTCGCCGTCGAAGGCGGCAGCACGCCGCCGAAGCAGGCGATTGAGCACGGCGGGACGGTCACGTTCGTCCACGACGCGGCCTCCCACGCCTTCCGGATGGACGGCAAGCACAATCAGTCGAAGATTCCCGGCAAGGAGAACATCATCCAGCGCCAGCCCGCGGGCGTCGTCGCCGTCATCTCGCCGTGGAACGTCCCGATGAAGCTCTCGATTCGCGCAGTCGCCCCGGCAATCGCGACGGGGAACAGCGTCGTCCTGAAGCCCGCGACCGAAACGGCAGTCACCGGTGGACTGCTGCTCGCCCGGCTGTTCGACATGGCCGGACTCCCGGACGGCGTCCTCAACGTCGTCACGGGGTCTGGTTCGACCGCCGGCGACCGGACGGCCGCTCACCCCGACAACGACGTCGTCGCCTTCACGGGTTCGACGGAGGTCGGGAGGATGGTCGGCAACAACGCTATCGACCACTTCGCCCTGCCGGCTCTGGAGCTGGGCGGGAACAACCCCCACGTCGTTCTCGAAGACGCCGACCTCGATACCGCAGTCGACGCCGGTGTTTTCGGCAGCTTCTGGAACCAGGGGCAGGTCTGCATCTCCATCAACCGCCACCTCGTCCACGAGTCCGTCTACGACGAGTACGCCGAGAGGCTCACCGAGCGGGCGGCCGAACTCGAAATCGCGGACCCCCGTGAGGAGGACTCGATCATCGGACCGATCATCAACGAGTCCCAGCGCGACGAGATTCTCGACTACGTCGAGCGCACCGTCGAACAGGGGGCGACCCTCGAAACCGGCGGGGAGACGGTCACCGTTGACGGCGTCGAGGACTCCCTGTACGTCGCGCCCACCGTGCTCACTGACGTCACGAACGACATGGCGGCTGCCTGTAACGAGCACTTCGGCCCCGTCGCCCCCATCATCCCCTTCTCGGATGACGACGAGGCCGTCGAACTGGCCAACGCGACCGAGTACGGCCTCGCCGGCTCCGTTCACTCGGCCGACCGTGGCCGGGCGCGCGACGTCGCCGACCGCATCGACGTGGGGATGATGCACGTCAACGACCAGCCGGTCAACGCCGAACCACACGTCCCCTTCGGTGGGATGAAGGACTCCGGTACGGGTCGGTACAACGGCGACTGGATCATCCAGGAGTTCACCGAGTCCAAGTGGACCTCGGTCCAGCGCGAGTCGCGCGATTACCTCTTCTGA
- a CDS encoding mannonate dehydratase, whose protein sequence is MGVTEAVIHPLEIGDDKTNWTYDELRQLQNWLEADGLQFSVLEGSVPLTDRIRLGLEGRDDDIEDFKTFIRNCGDLGIPVVCYDWMAGVRWARTGAHIESRGGSLVTGFDNAKIQGGPPVEAAEKSHEEIFDALAYFLEEVVPVAEESGVKLGLHPDDPPRETVRGVPRIANSVENYDRILDVVDSEHNGVTFCQGNFAAMGADIPETIEHFGDRINFIHFRDIEGDEDEFVETWHDDGPTDMHAAMAAYEEFVDDDVPMRPDHVPTMADEDNSNPGYHTKGRLFAIGYMRGLLDSVE, encoded by the coding sequence ATGGGCGTTACAGAAGCAGTCATTCATCCGCTGGAAATCGGCGACGACAAAACGAACTGGACGTACGACGAACTCAGACAGTTGCAAAACTGGCTGGAGGCGGATGGACTCCAGTTCTCCGTACTCGAGGGAAGTGTCCCACTTACCGACCGGATTCGCCTCGGGCTTGAAGGCCGAGACGACGATATCGAGGATTTCAAGACGTTCATCCGGAACTGTGGTGACCTGGGAATACCTGTGGTCTGCTACGACTGGATGGCCGGCGTGCGCTGGGCTCGCACGGGGGCGCACATCGAGTCCCGCGGTGGGTCGCTTGTCACCGGGTTCGACAACGCGAAGATACAGGGTGGGCCGCCGGTCGAGGCCGCCGAGAAGAGCCACGAAGAAATCTTCGACGCGCTGGCGTACTTCCTCGAGGAGGTCGTGCCGGTCGCCGAAGAGTCCGGCGTGAAACTGGGTCTCCATCCGGACGACCCACCGCGCGAGACGGTTCGCGGGGTGCCCCGGATCGCAAACAGCGTCGAGAACTACGACCGAATCCTCGACGTAGTCGACAGCGAACACAACGGGGTGACGTTCTGTCAGGGTAACTTCGCCGCGATGGGCGCGGACATTCCGGAGACGATTGAACACTTCGGAGACCGAATCAACTTCATCCATTTCCGCGATATCGAGGGTGACGAAGACGAATTCGTCGAGACGTGGCACGACGATGGCCCGACGGACATGCACGCGGCTATGGCAGCTTACGAAGAGTTTGTCGACGACGACGTGCCGATGCGACCGGACCACGTCCCGACGATGGCAGACGAGG
- a CDS encoding amidohydrolase family protein, translated as MSMTIDAFTHALTERFFDTLTSEYEFSGLSGRPAFLWDMEQRLEDMEEYGIDKQVVSMAPLPFWKGLSDEDALEITRLANDEIQRLADEYPDSIIPVGTVPKVTDDLMAEFERCSDDLDLAGVQIFSNIDGEPLDRPQFEPLFETAERTDTPLWLHPQLHDWYGWASEYMDHRLFGWPFDTTLAMSRLVFGGITRKYDFDLVTHHGGGMVPFFSGRIDTFYETRKQYPENYADTHLPDFDKPPSEHFAEFHADTALGGAVAPHECAHDFFDDTLVFGTDYPFGPDRGRAGIESGLAAVEAMDVDSATRADIRSGNLLSLID; from the coding sequence ATGTCCATGACAATCGACGCGTTCACTCATGCGCTGACAGAGCGATTCTTCGACACCCTGACCTCCGAGTACGAGTTCTCGGGGCTGAGCGGCCGCCCGGCCTTCCTCTGGGACATGGAGCAGCGCCTCGAAGACATGGAGGAGTACGGCATCGACAAGCAGGTCGTCTCGATGGCGCCGCTGCCGTTCTGGAAGGGGCTCTCCGACGAGGACGCTCTCGAAATCACCCGCCTCGCGAACGACGAGATCCAGCGTCTGGCGGACGAGTATCCCGACTCGATCATCCCAGTCGGCACGGTTCCGAAGGTGACCGACGACCTGATGGCCGAGTTCGAGCGCTGCAGCGACGACCTCGATCTGGCCGGCGTCCAGATCTTCTCGAACATCGACGGCGAACCCCTCGACCGGCCGCAGTTCGAGCCGCTGTTCGAGACGGCCGAGCGCACGGACACGCCCCTGTGGCTCCACCCGCAGCTCCACGACTGGTACGGGTGGGCGAGCGAGTACATGGACCACCGCCTGTTCGGGTGGCCGTTCGACACCACCCTCGCCATGTCCCGGCTGGTCTTCGGCGGCATCACTCGGAAGTACGACTTCGATCTGGTCACCCACCACGGTGGCGGCATGGTGCCGTTCTTCAGCGGTCGCATCGACACGTTCTATGAGACGCGCAAGCAGTATCCCGAGAACTACGCCGACACACACCTGCCAGACTTCGACAAACCCCCCAGCGAGCACTTCGCGGAGTTCCACGCCGACACGGCCTTGGGTGGCGCCGTCGCCCCTCACGAGTGCGCTCACGACTTCTTCGACGACACGCTGGTCTTCGGCACGGACTACCCCTTCGGCCCCGACCGGGGTCGTGCCGGCATTGAGAGCGGTCTGGCGGCCGTCGAAGCGATGGATGTCGATTCGGCGACTCGGGCGGACATCCGTTCCGGGAACCTTCTCTCCCTCATCGACTGA
- a CDS encoding acetaldehyde dehydrogenase (acetylating), which yields MAVKAAIVGPGNIGTDLMYKILDRGESIELERMIGIFPVEESDGLQAAVEEGIDVGTEGIDSVREHADEFDIVFEATTSHVHEENAPVYEELGLFAIDLTPAAVGPYTVPAVNIDDVVGQTNNINMVTCGGQATIPLVHAVDRVADVEYAEMISHIASKSAGPGTRRNIDSFTTTTAAGLEQVGGAEEGKAIITLNPAEPPIMMRNTVHTQVHEDADIDAVRDSIQRMESEIQTYVPGYEVTMEPEVKTGDDVAFDLGDTVILTTMLEVEGEGQHLPPYAGNLDIMTSAALGAAERVATDYMESGAVEEVAHD from the coding sequence ATGGCGGTCAAAGCCGCAATTGTAGGTCCCGGCAATATCGGGACCGACCTGATGTACAAGATACTCGACCGCGGGGAGTCGATTGAGCTGGAGAGAATGATCGGTATCTTCCCGGTTGAGGAGTCTGACGGCCTCCAGGCGGCCGTCGAGGAAGGTATCGACGTCGGGACGGAGGGCATTGACAGCGTCCGCGAACACGCAGACGAGTTCGACATCGTCTTCGAGGCGACAACCTCCCACGTTCACGAGGAGAACGCTCCCGTCTACGAGGAACTCGGTCTGTTCGCTATCGACCTGACGCCCGCGGCGGTCGGGCCGTACACTGTCCCTGCGGTCAATATCGACGACGTTGTCGGCCAGACGAACAACATCAATATGGTCACGTGTGGTGGGCAGGCGACGATTCCACTCGTCCACGCTGTCGACCGTGTGGCTGACGTCGAGTACGCCGAAATGATTTCACATATCGCCTCGAAGAGCGCCGGTCCGGGCACGCGCAGGAACATTGACTCCTTCACGACGACGACCGCCGCTGGCCTAGAGCAGGTTGGCGGCGCCGAGGAAGGGAAAGCCATTATCACGCTCAACCCGGCTGAGCCGCCCATCATGATGCGGAACACAGTACACACTCAGGTTCACGAAGACGCCGACATCGACGCAGTTCGAGACTCGATCCAACGAATGGAATCCGAGATCCAGACGTACGTCCCCGGCTACGAGGTCACAATGGAGCCGGAAGTCAAAACCGGAGATGACGTCGCCTTCGACCTCGGGGATACGGTGATTCTCACGACAATGCTGGAAGTCGAAGGGGAAGGGCAACATCTCCCACCGTACGCCGGCAACCTCGATATCATGACGAGTGCTGCGCTGGGTGCCGCCGAACGTGTCGCGACGGATTACATGGAGTCCGGTGCTGTCGAGGAGGTGGCCCATGACTGA